One stretch of Pararhizobium qamdonense DNA includes these proteins:
- a CDS encoding glycoside hydrolase yields the protein MKRLLSSIATALLLSAVSAPCARAADGEWLPVREVSLEIDPGSPLDFSAILPNRAIGKDGTTGAGQYLAVTQGGRLAFTDALEKPARLLCASLAWSPASGGFPDHADADRYALQLARHGYNIARLTFLDASLMSGRDGDFDFDPQVLDRIHYLLAALKRNGISWIIDGLTSWRGAYGGNYDDRWDPSSDLKLALYFDGKAFDHWLEFQRRFLTAVNPYTGIAPINDEALALVILVNENNIEFDSIVREREGKPNYDERLKLPFNTWLQQRYGSTEALAKAWPDLNSSERLEDASIALPQSRYEDTPRLRDLQAFFVSVETGSAARMTGALRALGYKGGISTFNNWPTIQTTLSRKDLGVVTMNTYQDWVGSYSPGATMTQKSSIDDGAGYMRLIAAARWLGKPFVVSEYDHLFWNRYRYEAGLVMPAYAAQQGWDVLCRHAHGPIILKYGEPYPHKKAMLPYAIALDPVARAGETLAALLFRRGDVATSKLTVPFLVRGPEDLTDDMQAREPERLTELGLVGAIGMAKAANGSLVVAQPRSSADPQAILDAAKAAGLLAKDNQTDLKTGLYESDTGELLLDRLRGQLRVSTPKTEAVAFSTLREPVNLGSVRVEASDGNGLLSVSVIDGAESIAQSRRLLIIYATDARNTGMQFSDNEEKVIADFGRLPVLIRKGFVDLSLQLSKGEWLLTPVTLNGVASKVAGQVISPAGFRLSNDAPSGPTTFFLLERD from the coding sequence ATGAAGAGACTGCTTTCCTCAATCGCCACGGCGCTCCTGTTGAGCGCGGTTTCGGCACCTTGCGCCCGCGCCGCTGACGGCGAATGGCTGCCGGTGCGCGAGGTATCGCTGGAAATTGACCCCGGCAGCCCGCTCGATTTCTCCGCAATCCTGCCCAACCGGGCCATCGGGAAGGACGGCACAACCGGCGCGGGTCAATACTTGGCGGTCACGCAGGGCGGCCGTCTTGCTTTCACCGATGCGCTGGAGAAACCGGCACGCCTGCTATGCGCCTCTCTCGCATGGAGCCCGGCCTCCGGCGGCTTCCCGGATCACGCCGATGCCGACCGCTACGCGCTGCAACTGGCACGCCACGGTTATAATATCGCCCGGCTGACCTTCCTCGACGCCTCGCTGATGTCCGGGCGGGATGGAGATTTCGATTTTGACCCGCAGGTTCTCGACCGTATCCACTATCTGCTCGCCGCGCTGAAGCGCAACGGCATCTCCTGGATCATCGATGGTTTGACATCCTGGCGTGGTGCCTATGGCGGCAACTATGACGACCGCTGGGATCCCTCAAGCGATCTCAAGCTCGCCCTGTATTTCGACGGGAAAGCCTTCGATCACTGGCTGGAATTCCAGCGCCGTTTTCTGACCGCCGTCAACCCCTATACCGGCATAGCCCCCATCAACGACGAGGCGCTGGCGCTGGTTATCCTCGTCAACGAGAACAATATCGAGTTCGACAGCATCGTGCGCGAACGTGAGGGCAAGCCGAATTACGACGAGCGCTTGAAGCTCCCCTTCAACACCTGGCTGCAACAGCGCTATGGCTCGACCGAAGCATTGGCAAAAGCGTGGCCGGACCTGAATTCGAGCGAGCGGCTGGAAGATGCGTCCATCGCACTGCCCCAATCACGCTACGAGGATACGCCGCGCCTCAGGGACCTGCAGGCCTTTTTCGTCTCTGTCGAAACCGGCAGCGCCGCCCGCATGACCGGCGCCCTGCGCGCCCTCGGCTACAAGGGCGGGATCAGCACGTTCAACAATTGGCCGACGATCCAGACGACGCTGAGCCGCAAGGATCTCGGCGTCGTCACGATGAACACCTACCAGGATTGGGTCGGCAGCTATTCCCCCGGCGCGACCATGACACAGAAAAGCTCGATCGATGACGGCGCCGGCTATATGCGCCTGATCGCCGCTGCCCGCTGGCTCGGCAAGCCGTTCGTCGTCAGCGAATACGACCATCTCTTCTGGAACCGCTATCGCTACGAGGCAGGACTGGTGATGCCGGCCTATGCAGCCCAGCAAGGCTGGGACGTACTATGCCGCCACGCACATGGCCCGATCATCCTGAAATATGGCGAGCCCTATCCCCACAAGAAGGCGATGCTACCGTATGCCATCGCGCTCGATCCCGTCGCGCGCGCCGGCGAAACGCTGGCAGCACTTCTCTTCCGCCGCGGCGATGTGGCCACCTCGAAACTGACGGTCCCTTTTCTTGTGCGCGGCCCGGAAGACCTCACTGACGATATGCAGGCACGCGAACCCGAGCGGCTGACCGAACTTGGCCTTGTCGGTGCGATCGGCATGGCAAAAGCGGCCAACGGTAGCCTGGTCGTCGCCCAGCCGCGATCGTCAGCCGATCCGCAAGCCATCCTGGATGCTGCCAAGGCGGCCGGGCTCCTGGCAAAAGATAATCAGACAGACCTGAAGACCGGCCTCTATGAGAGCGATACGGGCGAACTGCTGCTCGACCGCCTGCGCGGCCAGTTGCGCGTCTCCACGCCGAAGACCGAAGCGGTGGCCTTTTCGACGCTGCGGGAGCCGGTCAATCTGGGCAGCGTCCGCGTCGAGGCATCGGATGGCAATGGACTGCTGTCGGTCTCCGTCATCGACGGCGCCGAAAGCATTGCGCAAAGCCGCAGGCTTCTCATCATCTATGCCACCGACGCGCGCAATACCGGCATGCAGTTCAGCGACAATGAGGAAAAAGTGATCGCCGATTTCGGCCGTCTTCCGGTCCTGATCCGCAAGGGTTTCGTCGATCTGTCGCTGCAGCTTTCAAAGGGAGAAT